A genome region from Candidatus Binataceae bacterium includes the following:
- a CDS encoding DUF507 family protein, with protein MKLSEERILYLARESLAKLRDEGLAEIPNFALALRQARDLIAGWEEQGDAIDEIVRRKIISLKRGVVEGSSEWNILFRRYREEELRKKGPR; from the coding sequence ATGAAACTCAGCGAGGAGCGGATTCTTTACCTGGCGCGCGAATCGCTCGCAAAGCTTCGCGACGAGGGGCTGGCCGAGATACCTAACTTCGCTCTCGCGCTGCGCCAGGCGCGCGATTTGATCGCCGGATGGGAAGAGCAGGGCGACGCGATCGACGAGATCGTCCGCCGCAAGATCATCTCGCTCAAGCGCGGCGTAGTCGAGGGCAGCAGCGAATGGAACATCCTCTTCCGCCGCTATCGCGAAGAGGAGTTACGCAAGAAAGGCCCGCGCTGA
- the cyaY gene encoding iron donor protein CyaY has translation MDPREFAARSDACLARVARWLEDFDPDEVDYSTGDGAVTMEFPDGGRFVLSRQSATSQVWLAAGAHGWHFDYDAASDRWTGDKDGRDLYFRLAEALSEKLGRRVEFED, from the coding sequence ATGGACCCCAGGGAATTTGCCGCCCGCTCCGACGCTTGCCTCGCCCGCGTGGCCAGGTGGCTGGAGGATTTCGACCCCGACGAAGTGGACTATAGCACCGGCGACGGCGCGGTGACGATGGAATTCCCCGACGGCGGGCGCTTCGTGCTGAGCCGCCAGAGCGCGACCTCGCAGGTCTGGCTCGCGGCCGGCGCTCACGGATGGCATTTCGACTACGACGCTGCGTCGGACCGATGGACCGGCGACAAGGACGGCCGGGACCTCTACTTCCGGCTCGCCGAAGCGCTCTCCGAAAAGCTGGGGCGGCGGGTCGAGTTCGAGGATTGA
- the groES gene encoding co-chaperone GroES produces the protein MKIRPLGDRILVKRIKEEEKTKGGIIIPDTAKEKPQEGKVVAVGKGKVTDEGKLLAPDVKAGDKILFGKYSGSEVKIEGEEHLILREDDILGVLE, from the coding sequence ATGAAAATCAGGCCATTGGGCGATCGCATTCTGGTCAAGCGCATCAAGGAAGAGGAAAAAACCAAGGGCGGGATCATTATCCCGGACACCGCCAAGGAAAAGCCCCAGGAGGGCAAGGTCGTGGCCGTCGGCAAGGGCAAGGTGACCGACGAGGGCAAGCTGCTGGCGCCCGACGTGAAGGCGGGCGACAAGATCCTGTTCGGCAAGTATTCGGGCAGCGAGGTGAAAATCGAAGGCGAAGAGCACCTCATCCTGCGCGAGGACGACATCCTGGGCGTGCTCGAGTAG
- a CDS encoding radical SAM protein: MMVLLVCLGCLALVAGVSGYLVIGRNRYGAKHSGRPLELGASQSALSQGSIRPEPCRTIRVYFIKPSRYDEHGYVQFFRYGVQPNNTLTVLAALNDTFNKRYSAQRNVYLQTVLWDEICDGAVSPETIVAIKEKAREDGVELLIGLSGVQSNQYPRGRDLAMQFVAQGLPTMMGGFHVSGYPDSVKFLNSCGVTTIVGEAENLWGQIIEDFLRGELRLNYAVTEGIRAKTGQEDIIVPQIAEAQLPVIDDRYLTRFFNEAMTTIDTSRGCPFTCSYCSVKNVMGRTMRSREPEAVVHWVRDAIRFHGIESLFLVDDDFFRSPRWEEILTGLVEVKKEFPQLSFMMQVDVDASCYANVAPGETEGAKHRRSKRFVELAARAGCYQAFVGIESLNPDNLNHATKYQNTDDRQHRLKLDESRARVLEKYRRLVDNWHRVGVSVHAGYMLGFPFDGPDCGRIAAKTLRKLGFDIVSFFIMTPLPGTEDQVRYAKEGAIIDWDFNNLDSQHVTLKHERLDTDSWMRAYRDAFTGFYSFASLLRTIFTVAGGRGLSAESRRSTLRQFMYYFFSYRQGRHPMVGGVWQILRRDVRRAAITDEEAYRHYLGGMRFDAILRGEGGGFATASA, encoded by the coding sequence ATGATGGTGCTGCTGGTTTGCCTTGGATGCCTTGCGCTGGTCGCTGGCGTAAGCGGCTACCTGGTTATCGGACGCAACCGCTACGGCGCCAAACACTCCGGACGCCCGCTGGAGCTTGGCGCCTCACAGAGCGCGCTTAGCCAGGGTTCGATACGGCCCGAGCCCTGCCGCACGATCAGGGTCTATTTCATCAAGCCGTCGCGGTACGACGAGCACGGCTACGTCCAGTTCTTCCGCTATGGGGTGCAGCCCAACAACACCCTGACCGTGCTGGCGGCGCTCAACGATACCTTCAACAAGCGCTATTCGGCCCAGCGCAACGTTTACCTGCAGACCGTGCTGTGGGACGAGATTTGCGATGGCGCGGTGTCGCCCGAAACGATCGTCGCGATCAAGGAAAAGGCGCGCGAGGACGGCGTCGAGCTGCTAATCGGACTGTCCGGCGTGCAGTCCAACCAATATCCGCGCGGCCGCGACCTCGCCATGCAGTTCGTTGCCCAGGGTTTGCCCACCATGATGGGCGGCTTTCACGTCAGCGGATATCCCGACTCCGTCAAGTTTCTCAACAGCTGCGGCGTGACCACGATCGTCGGCGAAGCGGAAAACCTGTGGGGCCAGATCATCGAGGATTTCCTCCGCGGCGAGCTGCGGCTCAATTACGCGGTCACCGAAGGCATCCGCGCCAAGACCGGCCAGGAAGATATCATCGTGCCGCAGATCGCCGAGGCCCAGTTGCCCGTGATCGACGATCGCTACCTGACCCGCTTCTTCAACGAAGCGATGACCACGATCGATACCTCGCGCGGATGCCCGTTCACCTGCTCTTATTGCAGCGTCAAGAACGTGATGGGCCGCACGATGCGCTCGCGCGAGCCCGAGGCCGTCGTGCACTGGGTGCGCGACGCAATCCGCTTCCACGGGATCGAATCGCTGTTCCTGGTCGACGACGACTTCTTTCGCAGCCCGCGCTGGGAGGAGATCCTGACCGGCCTGGTTGAGGTCAAGAAGGAGTTCCCGCAGCTTAGTTTCATGATGCAGGTTGACGTTGACGCCTCTTGCTACGCCAACGTCGCGCCGGGCGAGACCGAGGGCGCCAAGCATCGGCGCAGCAAGCGCTTCGTCGAACTGGCGGCGCGCGCCGGATGCTATCAGGCTTTCGTCGGAATCGAGTCGCTCAATCCCGACAACCTCAACCACGCGACCAAGTACCAGAACACCGACGACCGGCAGCATCGGCTGAAGCTCGATGAGTCGCGCGCGCGGGTGCTCGAGAAGTACCGCCGCCTGGTCGACAACTGGCATCGCGTCGGCGTTTCCGTCCACGCGGGCTACATGCTCGGCTTCCCCTTCGACGGCCCCGATTGCGGACGGATAGCGGCGAAGACGCTGCGCAAGCTCGGCTTTGACATCGTGTCGTTCTTCATCATGACGCCGCTGCCCGGCACGGAGGACCAGGTCCGCTACGCCAAGGAAGGCGCGATCATCGACTGGGACTTCAATAACCTCGATTCCCAGCACGTCACGCTCAAGCACGAGCGGCTGGACACCGATTCCTGGATGCGCGCCTACCGCGACGCATTTACCGGCTTCTATTCGTTCGCGAGCCTGCTCAGGACCATCTTCACCGTGGCTGGCGGGCGCGGGCTGAGCGCCGAATCGCGCCGCTCCACGCTGCGGCAGTTCATGTACTACTTCTTCAGCTATCGCCAGGGCCGCCATCCGATGGTCGGCGGGGTATGGCAGATTCTGCGGCGCGACGTGCGCCGCGCCGCGATTACCGATGAAGAGGCGTACCGGCACTATCTCGGCGGGATGCGCTTCGACGCGATCCTGCGCGGCGAGGGCGGCGGCTTCGCGACGGCTTCCGCCTGA
- a CDS encoding DUF1499 domain-containing protein — translation MDALPLAQLRSFLVPGPERLAAELVLGALALIVLSIYVRGPIGTFFRCIVFACAMTVIIGGTAILMNNVSLAGPPNPARRLQRFLTVNWAATSEKGDGAAACADPAQLGAREPADTEHHERRHVRHTAAHTEAAPAVAPTATPAANAASAGAEGDYPELVRNAYPGIPPARLMQVVATTVSGLPGWQIVNSDPTTLTINAVYHTRLLDFTDDVRIVVTPRSEVDVCSRSRFGQVKTQSPLDFWHGDFGANIGHIKELYLALGPATNEAYRQVEIEQTAQQHGVKSPRP, via the coding sequence ATGGACGCACTACCACTTGCGCAGTTGCGCAGTTTCCTGGTTCCCGGGCCTGAACGCCTTGCCGCCGAGCTTGTGCTCGGCGCGCTGGCGCTGATCGTTCTCAGTATCTACGTGCGCGGCCCTATCGGTACGTTCTTCCGGTGCATCGTCTTCGCCTGCGCGATGACCGTTATCATTGGCGGAACGGCGATCCTGATGAATAACGTATCGCTGGCGGGGCCGCCCAACCCGGCCAGGCGCCTGCAGCGCTTCCTGACCGTGAATTGGGCGGCGACCAGCGAAAAGGGCGACGGTGCCGCCGCCTGCGCCGACCCGGCCCAACTTGGGGCCCGTGAGCCTGCCGACACGGAGCATCACGAACGCCGCCATGTGCGCCACACGGCGGCGCACACCGAGGCTGCGCCCGCTGTTGCGCCCACTGCGACTCCGGCGGCAAACGCAGCGAGCGCGGGCGCGGAAGGGGACTATCCGGAGTTGGTCCGCAACGCGTACCCCGGAATCCCGCCCGCGAGGCTGATGCAGGTGGTGGCCACGACAGTGAGCGGACTTCCGGGATGGCAAATCGTTAATTCGGATCCCACGACGCTCACGATCAATGCGGTGTATCACACGCGCTTGCTTGACTTCACCGACGACGTGCGGATCGTCGTGACTCCGCGCAGCGAAGTTGACGTGTGCTCGCGCTCGCGCTTTGGCCAGGTCAAAACGCAGTCGCCGCTCGATTTCTGGCACGGGGACTTCGGCGCCAACATCGGCCACATCAAGGAGCTTTATCTGGCGCTCGGTCCGGCCACCAATGAAGCGTATCGCCAGGTTGAAATCGAGCAGACCGCCCAGCAGCACGGGGTCAAGTCGCCCAGGCCGTAG
- a CDS encoding DUF507 family protein, whose amino-acid sequence MLREAQIDSLANHLVHGLVARGIIKPRVDEKDLVACVVELMSQNFETESRIDDEADKMAEEQARLNPGVDATRLRSMIRQRLAQKRNFTL is encoded by the coding sequence ATGCTCCGCGAAGCGCAAATCGATTCACTGGCGAATCATCTGGTGCACGGGCTTGTCGCCCGCGGCATTATCAAGCCGCGCGTCGACGAAAAAGACCTGGTCGCCTGCGTGGTCGAGCTGATGTCGCAGAACTTCGAGACCGAATCCCGGATCGATGACGAGGCCGACAAGATGGCCGAGGAGCAGGCGCGGCTTAATCCAGGGGTCGATGCGACCCGGCTGCGCTCGATGATCCGCCAGCGCCTCGCGCAGAAGCGGAACTTCACCCTTTAG